One window of the Haloarcula halobia genome contains the following:
- a CDS encoding universal stress protein has translation MKIVLGVGGSELSYHALDETIERADEAGDDLTIAIFDSEEVETTLEEIQERVEERLAASGFDADVRHIESDQPGGALVELAESEGFDRIVLGGGKRSPLGKIQLGSIVEFVLLNAQTPVTLIR, from the coding sequence ATGAAGATAGTGCTCGGTGTGGGCGGGAGCGAGCTGTCTTACCACGCCCTGGACGAGACGATCGAGCGGGCCGACGAGGCCGGTGACGACCTGACGATAGCGATATTCGACAGCGAGGAGGTGGAGACGACACTCGAGGAGATACAGGAGCGCGTCGAGGAGCGCCTGGCGGCGTCCGGCTTCGACGCCGACGTCCGCCACATAGAGAGCGACCAGCCGGGTGGTGCACTGGTGGAACTGGCCGAGAGCGAGGGCTTCGACCGAATCGTGCTCGGCGGGGGGAAGCGCTCGCCGCTCGGCAAGATCCAGCTGGGCTCTATCGTGGAGTTCGTCCTCCTGAACGCACAGACGCCGGTGACGTTGATTCGATGA
- a CDS encoding GNAT family N-acetyltransferase, with protein sequence MTLDYPEEPAGEFPPPPRTLTDREGRELTYAVADEDDRETLVAMYLEFDPADRAQGIPPVKEDAIRDWLDSILASDCLNVVARHDGDAVGHTTLVPDRHGQNELAIFVHQDYQGAGIGTELVKTLLGLGQEHGIEEVWLTVERWNDPAIALYRKVGFETNNSERFELEMTIRI encoded by the coding sequence ATGACGCTCGACTACCCGGAGGAGCCGGCGGGCGAGTTCCCGCCCCCTCCACGGACGCTGACGGATCGCGAGGGCCGCGAGCTAACCTACGCGGTGGCGGACGAGGACGATCGCGAGACGCTGGTGGCGATGTACCTGGAGTTCGACCCGGCCGACAGGGCGCAGGGGATTCCCCCGGTCAAGGAGGACGCCATCCGCGACTGGCTCGACTCGATACTCGCGTCCGACTGTCTCAACGTCGTCGCCCGACACGACGGCGACGCCGTCGGCCACACGACGCTGGTCCCCGACCGCCACGGACAGAACGAACTGGCCATCTTCGTCCACCAGGACTACCAGGGGGCCGGCATCGGCACCGAACTGGTCAAGACGCTCCTGGGGCTGGGCCAGGAACACGGCATCGAGGAGGTGTGGCTCACCGTCGAGCGCTGGAACGACCCCGCCATCGCGCTGTACCGGAAAGTCGGGTTCGAGACCAACAACTCCGAGCGCTTCGAGCTCGAGATGACGATACGGATCTAG
- a CDS encoding universal stress protein: MDIDLVLVPVDGSQQSERATEYAIAVAERYGADLHVLFVLDERLRRDIDAGRVDPAEIAEDHRSFTHHVRETFDHADGALTTSTATAFSEGRLLQTPGSVVLDVAEDIEADFVVVPRERGGEEAIGRAAQYVLEYASQPVLSV, encoded by the coding sequence ATGGACATCGACCTCGTGCTCGTCCCGGTCGACGGTAGCCAGCAGTCAGAGCGGGCCACCGAGTACGCCATCGCGGTCGCAGAGCGCTACGGGGCCGACCTGCACGTGCTGTTCGTCCTCGACGAACGCCTGCGCCGGGACATCGACGCCGGCCGGGTTGACCCCGCGGAGATCGCCGAGGACCACCGGTCGTTCACGCACCACGTCCGCGAGACCTTCGACCACGCCGACGGCGCGCTGACGACGTCGACTGCCACGGCGTTCTCGGAGGGGCGCCTGTTGCAGACGCCCGGCAGCGTCGTGCTCGACGTCGCGGAGGACATCGAGGCCGACTTCGTCGTCGTCCCGCGCGAGCGGGGCGGCGAGGAGGCCATCGGCCGGGCCGCCCAGTACGTCCTCGAGTACGCCAGCCAGCCCGTCCTGTCGGTCTAG
- a CDS encoding universal stress protein — protein MFDTVVIATDGSGSARRAVEAALDLAARFDATVHALYVVDEHEVETTPEEVREALERALATTGGRALSFVLEAAEDESDEELVTAVRQGDPATEIVAYAEEHDADVVATGTRGRHGEHAFLLGSVAEQIVRRAPMPVLTVRQLDGEPNAERQGT, from the coding sequence ATGTTCGATACGGTGGTCATCGCGACCGACGGCTCGGGGAGCGCCCGGCGGGCCGTCGAGGCCGCGCTCGACCTCGCCGCGCGGTTCGACGCGACCGTCCACGCGCTCTATGTCGTCGACGAGCACGAGGTCGAAACCACGCCCGAGGAGGTTCGCGAGGCCCTCGAGCGCGCGCTGGCGACGACCGGCGGGCGCGCCCTCTCGTTTGTTCTCGAAGCGGCCGAAGACGAGAGCGACGAGGAGCTCGTCACGGCCGTCCGTCAGGGGGACCCGGCGACCGAGATCGTCGCCTACGCCGAGGAGCACGACGCGGACGTCGTGGCCACCGGGACACGGGGCCGCCACGGCGAGCACGCGTTCCTGCTGGGGAGCGTCGCCGAGCAGATCGTCCGCCGGGCGCCGATGCCCGTCCTCACCGTCCGCCAGCTCGATGGCGAACCAAACGCCGAGCGCCAGGGGACGTAG
- a CDS encoding DHH family phosphoesterase, producing the protein MDDYLIDDERLSLGRKSVLPGEGFFFPDSFEEEQAEAEARETLEGAGVVVIADPDADGLACTALIREAHGEGALLPAGPHDLQEALAWTAEYAESDATVFVCDLCPDSESDLGALEDLVEAVARVVWFDHHQWTDDLGALVDRAGVERTVGDSEAVCTADVALAELDHEFDERYADLAAVTRDHDLWIREDPRSDDLADYSYWAEPEEYIETVTEHGPDLSPEVQEFLAEKRVEKEALIEKAVDRAELREVGEWTVGVTYGRCSQNEVAEALREQGADAAVIVKPAGSASIRGTENFERAHEVAQQVNGGGHPKAAGCKPDIYDDMLDYAHHWTTQGAVAKQAIVDAFERLPDEDDEGVDTER; encoded by the coding sequence ATGGACGATTATCTCATCGACGACGAGCGCCTCTCGCTGGGCCGCAAGTCGGTCCTCCCCGGCGAGGGCTTTTTCTTCCCCGACTCCTTCGAGGAGGAGCAGGCAGAGGCCGAGGCCCGCGAGACGCTCGAGGGTGCCGGCGTGGTGGTCATCGCGGACCCCGACGCCGACGGCCTGGCCTGTACCGCACTGATTCGCGAGGCACACGGCGAGGGGGCCCTGCTGCCCGCCGGCCCGCACGACCTGCAGGAGGCGCTGGCCTGGACGGCCGAGTACGCCGAGTCCGACGCGACCGTCTTCGTCTGTGACCTCTGTCCCGACAGCGAGTCCGACCTGGGCGCGCTCGAGGACCTCGTCGAGGCCGTCGCGCGCGTGGTCTGGTTCGACCACCACCAGTGGACCGACGACCTGGGCGCGCTCGTCGACCGCGCCGGCGTCGAGCGGACCGTCGGGGACAGCGAGGCGGTCTGCACGGCGGACGTGGCGCTGGCGGAACTCGACCACGAGTTCGACGAGCGGTACGCCGACCTCGCTGCCGTGACCCGGGACCACGACCTCTGGATCCGCGAGGACCCGCGCAGCGACGACCTGGCGGACTACTCCTACTGGGCGGAACCCGAGGAGTACATCGAGACCGTCACCGAACACGGCCCCGACCTCTCGCCCGAGGTCCAGGAGTTCCTCGCCGAGAAGCGCGTCGAGAAGGAGGCGCTCATCGAGAAGGCCGTCGACCGTGCGGAGCTGCGCGAGGTCGGCGAGTGGACCGTGGGTGTCACCTACGGCCGCTGTTCACAGAACGAGGTCGCCGAGGCCCTGCGCGAGCAGGGGGCCGACGCCGCCGTCATCGTCAAGCCCGCCGGCTCGGCCTCCATCCGGGGCACCGAGAACTTCGAGCGCGCTCACGAGGTGGCACAGCAGGTCAACGGCGGCGGTCACCCGAAAGCCGCGGGCTGTAAACCGGACATCTACGACGACATGCTGGACTACGCCCACCACTGGACGACGCAGGGCGCGGTGGCGAAACAGGCCATCGTGGACGCGTTCGAGCGGTTGCCCGACGAGGACGACGAGGGCGTCGACACCGAGCGGTAG
- a CDS encoding DUF5807 family protein, with translation MSKHSEFLAGDRPDDVLFFLHEDAVSNPGALAGHAESVEDGLVLVLPGDDGRSAFQSATGIDPMRLAQQAMQTDGVVHDDLTDASCPVVDEEPDADHTTRFVFAFAEAQNEEVGGLYAEGDVVHAYAVCSCGERYSDKWVVGA, from the coding sequence ATGAGCAAACACAGCGAGTTCCTCGCCGGCGACCGCCCGGACGACGTCCTCTTTTTTCTACACGAGGACGCCGTCTCGAACCCCGGTGCGCTCGCGGGGCACGCCGAATCGGTCGAAGACGGCCTCGTGCTCGTCCTCCCGGGCGACGACGGCCGGAGTGCGTTCCAGTCGGCGACGGGCATCGACCCGATGCGGCTGGCCCAGCAGGCGATGCAGACCGACGGGGTCGTCCACGACGACCTGACGGACGCGAGCTGCCCCGTCGTCGACGAGGAACCGGACGCGGACCACACCACGCGGTTCGTCTTCGCCTTCGCCGAGGCGCAAAACGAGGAGGTCGGCGGGCTCTACGCCGAGGGCGACGTCGTCCACGCCTACGCGGTCTGTTCGTGCGGCGAGCGGTACTCCGACAAGTGGGTCGTCGGGGCGTGA
- a CDS encoding dCTP deaminase has product MPDFRQYVTDVVHESTQTDSPGFDLTVAAVYEITDPGRIDFGGGELEAATTALHETHTRDPDDDYEWWTLREGQYLIEYNEALTGAATVTLQPRTELLERGGSHPTLHVETLPRVPLSVGGAGLKLKENARVSTIVDAEA; this is encoded by the coding sequence ATGCCAGACTTCCGTCAGTACGTCACCGACGTCGTCCACGAGTCGACCCAGACCGACAGCCCGGGCTTCGACCTCACCGTGGCCGCCGTCTACGAGATAACGGACCCCGGCCGCATCGACTTCGGCGGCGGCGAGCTCGAGGCGGCGACGACGGCACTCCACGAGACCCACACGCGGGACCCGGACGACGACTACGAGTGGTGGACGCTCCGCGAGGGACAGTACCTCATCGAGTACAACGAGGCGCTGACCGGCGCGGCGACGGTCACGCTCCAGCCCCGGACCGAACTCCTCGAGCGAGGCGGCTCGCACCCGACGTTGCACGTCGAGACGCTGCCGCGGGTCCCGCTGTCGGTCGGCGGCGCGGGGCTGAAACTCAAGGAGAACGCGCGGGTCAGCACCATCGTCGACGCCGAGGCGTGA
- a CDS encoding 30S ribosomal protein S6e encodes MAEFTVAVSDPESGHTYQIDVDGQDANRFIGREIGEEVDGGAVGLSGYTLEITGGSDTAGRPMRPDVRGTATKAIMSDGGVGFEPTADGERKRITIRGREVGDDTRQINAKVVARGSGDVDELLGDADDE; translated from the coding sequence ATGGCAGAATTCACGGTCGCCGTCTCCGACCCGGAGAGCGGCCACACCTACCAGATCGACGTGGACGGACAGGACGCGAACCGGTTCATCGGCCGCGAGATCGGCGAGGAGGTCGACGGCGGCGCCGTCGGCCTCTCCGGCTACACGCTCGAGATCACGGGCGGTTCGGACACGGCCGGTCGTCCGATGCGGCCCGACGTCCGCGGGACCGCCACGAAGGCCATCATGTCCGACGGCGGCGTCGGCTTCGAGCCGACGGCCGACGGCGAGCGCAAGCGCATCACCATCCGCGGGCGCGAGGTCGGCGACGACACCCGCCAGATCAACGCCAAGGTCGTCGCGCGCGGCAGCGGTGACGTCGACGAGCTGCTCGGCGACGCCGACGACGAGTAA
- a CDS encoding DUF7112 family protein — MADRVPSDHDAVETHRVPIARVGRTDSPQVVLPDAVDLEDGSVVRVALDGTNYHAAVERDIDGDRVLSHVAANARLAREREGKNRLAEWVRDADVSIGGSAHFDVVTPGHEYGLRTPGTRVVYTATERPNRSLSDIAESLDG; from the coding sequence GTGGCAGATCGCGTTCCGAGCGACCACGACGCCGTCGAGACACATCGCGTCCCCATCGCACGCGTCGGCCGGACCGACAGCCCCCAGGTCGTCCTGCCCGACGCGGTGGACCTCGAGGACGGGTCGGTCGTTCGGGTCGCGCTCGACGGCACCAACTACCACGCGGCGGTCGAGCGCGACATCGACGGCGACCGGGTCCTCTCCCACGTCGCGGCCAACGCTCGCCTCGCCCGCGAACGGGAGGGTAAGAACCGCCTGGCCGAGTGGGTCCGGGACGCCGACGTCTCGATCGGGGGCAGCGCCCACTTCGACGTGGTTACCCCTGGCCACGAGTACGGCCTCCGGACGCCCGGGACGCGGGTCGTCTACACGGCGACCGAGCGACCGAACCGGTCGCTGTCGGACATCGCCGAGTCGCTGGACGGGTAG
- a CDS encoding CheF family chemotaxis protein: MSESVIADFVAKFNSEVAGRSDPIKGRVVLSQKRLVLIADQDDKLTIPLSSIFDVAIGQVPDDLGGFFNSTVTVAFEKGGRRLVAAVEADNEKIEKFGTVLFKAIVNGTETTVNRHARVGGRVTDESFVTARLFLTPDAVEFRRPDSTFSIQLGTVSNFDRTERDVAGATRPVLEVRHMQDGQAVTTLAALPSPRKMSILGRYLRRTYSELMEELDDVDLTKDKKELLVALYSTGDMEGMPLASILGVDASQVSMLMQDLEADNLVQTAEDGPSLTPKGKIVASRHLEDVNV, from the coding sequence ATGTCCGAATCAGTCATCGCGGATTTCGTGGCCAAATTCAACTCGGAGGTCGCCGGCCGGTCGGACCCGATCAAGGGCCGGGTCGTGCTCTCCCAGAAGCGCCTGGTCCTCATCGCGGACCAGGACGACAAGCTGACGATTCCGCTTTCGTCTATCTTCGACGTGGCCATCGGCCAGGTGCCCGACGACCTGGGCGGTTTCTTCAACTCGACGGTGACCGTCGCCTTCGAGAAAGGGGGGCGGCGCCTGGTGGCGGCCGTCGAGGCCGACAACGAGAAGATAGAGAAGTTCGGCACGGTGTTGTTCAAGGCCATCGTCAACGGGACCGAGACGACGGTCAACCGGCACGCCCGGGTCGGCGGCCGCGTCACCGACGAGTCGTTCGTGACGGCCCGCCTCTTCCTGACCCCCGACGCCGTCGAGTTCCGCCGCCCGGACTCGACGTTCTCGATTCAACTGGGGACCGTCTCGAACTTCGACCGGACCGAACGCGACGTCGCCGGGGCGACGCGACCGGTCCTCGAGGTCCGACACATGCAGGACGGCCAGGCGGTGACGACGCTGGCGGCGCTGCCCTCGCCCCGGAAGATGTCCATCCTGGGGCGGTACCTCCGCCGGACCTACTCCGAACTGATGGAGGAACTCGACGACGTCGACCTCACGAAAGACAAGAAGGAGCTGCTGGTCGCGCTGTACTCCACGGGCGACATGGAGGGGATGCCCCTCGCGAGCATCCTCGGCGTCGACGCCTCGCAGGTGTCGATGCTCATGCAGGACCTGGAGGCAGACAACCTCGTCCAGACGGCCGAAGACGGCCCCTCGCTGACACCGAAGGGGAAGATCGTCGCCAGTCGCCACCTAGAGGACGTCAACGTCTGA
- the tenA gene encoding thiaminase II, which produces MTFVDDLAAVAEPIWAATLDHPMVAQLGEGTLDEAPFRYWVRQDYVYLAEYSRVFALGAANAPDLARMGRFAELLDATLNTEMDLHREYAADFGISAADLEATDPSPTTRAYTDFLVRVAATGTFGDLVAALLPCMWGFHETAVRLRADGLPDEERYAEWIRTYSDEDFGALAEWCKDLMADVAAESTAADRERYRDLFRTSARYEYRFWDAAWRQEAWDV; this is translated from the coding sequence ATGACCTTCGTCGACGACCTGGCGGCCGTGGCCGAACCGATATGGGCGGCCACGCTCGACCACCCGATGGTCGCACAGCTGGGCGAGGGCACCCTCGACGAGGCCCCGTTTCGCTACTGGGTCCGCCAGGACTACGTCTACCTGGCCGAGTACAGTCGCGTCTTCGCGCTGGGGGCGGCCAACGCGCCCGACCTGGCCCGGATGGGCCGGTTCGCCGAACTCCTCGACGCGACGCTCAACACCGAGATGGACCTCCACCGGGAGTACGCCGCGGACTTCGGTATCTCGGCGGCCGACCTCGAGGCGACCGACCCCTCGCCGACCACGCGAGCGTACACGGACTTCCTCGTCCGCGTCGCGGCCACCGGGACGTTCGGCGACCTCGTCGCCGCACTCCTGCCGTGCATGTGGGGGTTCCACGAGACGGCCGTCCGACTCCGCGCCGACGGCCTGCCCGACGAGGAGCGGTACGCCGAGTGGATTCGCACCTACTCGGACGAGGACTTCGGTGCCCTCGCCGAGTGGTGCAAGGACCTCATGGCCGACGTCGCCGCCGAGTCGACGGCCGCCGACCGCGAGCGCTACCGCGACCTGTTTCGTACCTCCGCCCGCTACGAGTATCGCTTCTGGGACGCCGCCTGGCGGCAAGAGGCGTGGGACGTCTGA
- a CDS encoding CheF family chemotaxis protein: MGEEERKLVDTRGKFVQVISDGRKRNDIEWTPGRILLSNKRLVLATNEGKRTVALSSLTSVSASQMNQPLAQVDGYIKLQAGRDVFLVSAQDDTAFEEHLYSSLLDQVVVLVDHPAVKGGVVQETNWEKARLKMDEDCVDLAIQSGTFVQLELDDVGTVEEKTKEIRGSERPVLEVEHTVEGTSVETHLTGNPRHVSLLEGLVRQGEQRNNTDDVDLSPEETQVLMALYSGISPFKIPDFVDMDVDDVEAVYDRLIESDILEPVRTRREVQLEARGRSIAGEAIADQ, from the coding sequence ATGGGCGAGGAAGAACGGAAGCTGGTCGATACCCGGGGCAAGTTCGTCCAGGTCATCTCGGACGGCCGGAAGCGAAACGACATCGAGTGGACGCCGGGCCGCATCCTGCTTTCGAACAAACGACTCGTGCTCGCGACCAACGAGGGCAAGCGGACCGTCGCCCTGTCGTCGCTGACCAGCGTCTCGGCCAGTCAGATGAACCAGCCGCTCGCACAGGTCGACGGCTACATCAAACTCCAGGCCGGGCGGGACGTGTTCCTCGTCTCGGCACAGGACGACACGGCCTTCGAGGAACACCTCTACAGCTCGCTGCTGGACCAGGTGGTCGTTCTCGTCGACCACCCCGCGGTCAAAGGGGGCGTCGTCCAGGAGACGAACTGGGAGAAAGCACGCCTCAAGATGGACGAGGACTGCGTGGACCTGGCCATCCAGAGCGGCACGTTCGTCCAGCTGGAGCTGGACGACGTCGGCACCGTCGAGGAAAAGACCAAGGAGATACGCGGCAGCGAGCGGCCGGTGCTGGAGGTGGAACACACCGTCGAGGGCACGAGCGTCGAGACACACCTCACCGGGAACCCCCGGCACGTCTCCTTGCTCGAGGGGCTCGTCCGACAGGGCGAACAGCGCAACAACACCGACGACGTGGACCTCTCCCCCGAGGAGACCCAGGTGCTGATGGCGCTGTACTCGGGCATCTCGCCGTTCAAGATCCCCGACTTCGTGGACATGGACGTCGACGACGTCGAGGCCGTCTACGATCGGCTCATCGAGTCGGACATCCTCGAACCCGTCCGGACGCGCCGCGAGGTGCAACTGGAGGCCCGCGGGCGGTCCATCGCCGGCGAGGCCATCGCCGACCAGTGA
- a CDS encoding HEAT repeat domain-containing protein has product MSLYELERNGEVQELIRVLRESDNERVKKRAAELLGNFPNHDDRRDVVNALVRAAQGDSDAVTAAAIDSLEELGGDAIEQLIGSMAGIDIGDDAADWVKAKAFTKALGSEVPELRMAAANGLGSLGQADAVPKLAERFQDQDPRVRARAARSAGKIGDSRATNPLESLLTDPKAAVRREAAEALGNIGNRQALQALLPMYEDDNERVRRIAVGAFGNFGNDRPVDYLVESMSDDSPAVRRAGVYSLIELLANVPTEQSHTIRETVVEKLSSTDDRSVVVPLVEILEESTQAAQQRNTAWLLGRVTTDAERGRVIDALVEALHEDDQMLQQFAATSLAELGGEDNMVERRLLDIVTDDAVDPAVRGQAIFTLGKVGGERSRKELDRLVDETDHEMVRKKAFSALSKLGGRG; this is encoded by the coding sequence ATGAGCCTCTACGAACTCGAACGGAACGGCGAGGTCCAGGAGCTCATCAGGGTCCTGCGGGAGAGCGATAACGAGCGCGTCAAGAAGCGGGCCGCGGAACTGCTCGGGAACTTCCCGAACCACGACGACCGCCGCGACGTCGTCAACGCGCTGGTCCGGGCCGCCCAGGGCGACAGCGACGCGGTCACCGCCGCGGCCATCGACTCCCTCGAGGAGCTGGGCGGGGACGCCATCGAGCAGCTCATCGGCAGCATGGCCGGCATCGACATCGGCGACGACGCCGCCGACTGGGTGAAAGCCAAGGCGTTCACGAAGGCGCTCGGCTCGGAGGTGCCGGAGTTGCGCATGGCCGCCGCCAACGGCCTCGGCAGCCTGGGGCAGGCCGACGCCGTGCCGAAGCTGGCCGAGCGGTTCCAGGACCAGGACCCGCGGGTGCGCGCTCGCGCGGCCCGGTCGGCCGGGAAGATCGGCGATTCACGGGCGACGAACCCACTGGAGTCACTGCTGACCGACCCGAAGGCCGCCGTTCGCCGCGAGGCCGCCGAGGCACTCGGGAACATCGGGAACCGACAGGCGCTCCAGGCGCTCTTGCCGATGTACGAGGACGACAACGAGCGGGTCCGGCGCATCGCCGTCGGCGCGTTCGGCAACTTCGGCAACGACAGGCCCGTCGACTACCTCGTCGAGTCGATGTCCGACGACTCGCCGGCGGTCCGGCGTGCCGGCGTCTACTCGCTCATCGAACTGCTCGCGAACGTCCCGACCGAGCAGAGCCACACCATCCGCGAGACGGTCGTCGAGAAACTGTCGAGCACGGACGACCGGAGCGTCGTCGTCCCGCTCGTCGAAATCCTAGAGGAGAGCACTCAGGCGGCACAGCAGCGAAACACGGCCTGGCTCCTGGGCCGGGTCACCACCGACGCCGAACGCGGCCGAGTCATCGACGCGCTGGTCGAGGCCCTGCACGAGGACGACCAGATGCTCCAGCAGTTCGCCGCCACCAGCCTGGCCGAGCTGGGCGGCGAGGACAACATGGTCGAGCGCCGACTGCTCGACATCGTCACCGACGACGCCGTCGACCCGGCCGTCCGCGGGCAGGCGATATTCACCCTCGGGAAGGTGGGCGGCGAACGCTCGCGCAAGGAGCTCGACCGTCTCGTCGACGAGACGGACCACGAGATGGTCCGCAAGAAGGCCTTCTCGGCGCTCTCGAAGCTCGGGGGCCGGGGATGA
- a CDS encoding CheR family methyltransferase, producing MSEGSERQFQQLLEFIGSEMEFESGFYNDSYLDRRINARMRRTDTDSYRRYKRLLERDPEERENLLDSLSINVTGFFRNPEAWESLRPVLRDLTENNRSVRLWSAPSADGREPYSAAMLALDDPEVDARRIDIVGTDINADILEEAREATYQTSQTTDIAEELAPLDDYSEYIEQNGTTFRVRERVTDMVTFEQHDLIRGDPKRDFDLVFCRNLLIYIDSEYKVPIFETIRNSLREGGYLMIGMTETLPAACRDAFEPVDKQHRIYRRV from the coding sequence ATGAGCGAGGGGAGCGAGCGCCAGTTCCAGCAGCTGCTCGAGTTCATCGGATCCGAGATGGAGTTCGAGTCCGGGTTCTACAACGACTCGTACCTCGACCGGCGCATCAACGCCCGGATGCGGCGGACGGACACCGACTCGTACCGCCGGTACAAGCGGTTGCTCGAGCGCGATCCCGAGGAACGCGAGAACCTGCTGGACTCGCTGTCGATCAACGTCACCGGGTTCTTCCGCAACCCCGAGGCCTGGGAGTCGCTGCGCCCGGTCCTGCGGGATCTGACCGAGAACAACCGCTCGGTGCGGCTCTGGTCGGCCCCGAGCGCGGACGGCCGTGAGCCGTACTCGGCCGCGATGCTCGCCCTCGACGACCCCGAGGTCGACGCCCGTCGCATCGACATCGTGGGGACCGACATCAACGCCGACATCCTCGAGGAGGCACGCGAGGCGACCTACCAGACGTCCCAGACGACCGACATCGCAGAGGAGCTGGCGCCGCTCGACGATTACTCCGAGTACATCGAGCAAAACGGCACCACCTTCCGCGTGCGCGAGCGGGTGACAGACATGGTCACCTTCGAGCAACACGACCTCATCAGGGGCGACCCCAAGCGGGACTTCGACCTGGTGTTCTGTCGGAACCTGCTCATCTACATCGACTCCGAGTACAAGGTTCCCATCTTCGAGACGATCCGGAACTCGCTGCGCGAGGGCGGGTACCTGATGATCGGGATGACCGAGACCCTCCCCGCGGCCTGCCGGGACGCCTTCGAACCGGTCGACAAACAGCACCGCATCTACCGCCGGGTGTGA